The genomic region ACATTTTTGAGAAATAAAAATACTCAATCTAACTTGCTGATAATCAGCGCAAGTGTCAAACGGACACTTGATTGTATCACGAAATAAACTTTTAATGAGAAAGTTTTTACTAGTTATTTCCATTTTCATTTTATCATTGGAAAACATTGGATTTGCAGTTGCATCTACAAATAATTCAATTATAAGTGTAAAAGATACAGAAACGATTAAAAGAGAAGATTACATTAGAACTCTTTATAAAGCTTTTGATCCAATTTGTAGAAAATATGGAATTAATACTAAGGTAGCGATCTCTCAGGCTATTGCTGAGCAGGGTTGGAAATTAAGAGAAGACTATAGAATTTTCAACATTGCATCGACAAGTCCAACTAAGAGTAAATTAGTATATGATATCGGAGAACAAAGATATCGTCGTTACAGAATTTATTCATCATTGGAACAGGCTGTAGAAGACTACTGTAAAGTGCTGTCGAGTTATTATACATACCGTGAAAATGGATTATTTGACACATTTGATCCAAACTTACAGATGGAAGCGATTGCAAAAGGCGGATATGCCACCGATCCACATTACCTTAAATTGGTAACTTCTGTAATGGACAAATATGTTGCTCCAATTGTAGATAACATTCGTGAAGAAGAAGCTTTGGCTAGAAGATCGGAAGAACTTCAATCAGTAGCTTCAGTAAGTAGCGTCGAAGCACAACATATCAGATTCTGTTTACCATCGAGTTACTAGAAACTGATTTACATATTGACTTTATTAAGGAATATCCTATATGAGAAGACCCCGCAATTGCGGGGTCTTTTATTATTTAAAGGGTACGAATTAATTCTAATGATAAGAATGTGTTACATTTTGATGTCATTGTCATCTATGGCTTCACCATTCTTCTGATTTGCCCATCCATGGCTCTATAACCACTTCGGCCTAGATCTCTTACCACCTCACCTTGCATGATTAGCTCATCCCAGATGTTAGCTTCAACGACTTCATAAAAACGTTCTTCTTCTTCTTCGTCTGAAAAGGTATACATTTCTTTTAAACCTCTTCGTTTAATCTCGTTTTGAATAAGAATCTCTTTCATGGATTGAATCATCTGAGCACAAACACCTAATTCGAAATCTGAATTGGCGTGGATGTTTACTTTGAAATTGTAGTCATTTCCTTGAGCAGTAGCAGTGACTCGGGGTTTTACAAAATGTTTCATGAGGCTCTGTTTACGTAGTTTTTTGATTTTTTCCGAGAACGATAAACAGTAATGAGACGGTTGTTCTCGAAGATAAAGATGTACGATTTGTACTTTCTTTTGTCCCGTTTGCAATGTGAACCATAGCATTCCGATTTATACGCTTGGTACACAATGTTTAGATAATCTTTCTTTCTCCAATGTCTACAACGTTTGTTCATAGCATTGAAAGCGTGGTCTGTGATTTCAATAAACATATAAGGCTTGCGTTAAAAAAAAACGCACAGTCTCCCGTCTAGAGCTTGCACGTCCGAATCAAAATAAATTTGTACATATAAAGTGCACAGCACCTATTTATAATTTACAAAAAATTAGCAAGAAATCCAATTTTTAGCTTACTCGCTGTTTAAATATGAGTCAATCGCACTTATGGATAGATTTTGTATTAAAATTTTGATCAAAAATTAATCATGTATCTTATTGATTTATAGAAATAGTTTACTAAATTGATATTCTGTGCTTGTAAAATTATTACTACCTTTGGATTGAAAAATTTAGTAATATGAGCGATAAACCACTAAAGGAAGGTGAAGATTATTACATTGAAAATGGATTATATGTCTTCACTAAAGCGTACCATATTAAAAGAGGGTACTGTTGTAAAAATCAATGTAAACATTGTCCTTGGGGGTTCAAAAAGAACAA from Flammeovirga agarivorans harbors:
- a CDS encoding glucosaminidase domain-containing protein; protein product: MRKFLLVISIFILSLENIGFAVASTNNSIISVKDTETIKREDYIRTLYKAFDPICRKYGINTKVAISQAIAEQGWKLREDYRIFNIASTSPTKSKLVYDIGEQRYRRYRIYSSLEQAVEDYCKVLSSYYTYRENGLFDTFDPNLQMEAIAKGGYATDPHYLKLVTSVMDKYVAPIVDNIREEEALARRSEELQSVASVSSVEAQHIRFCLPSSY
- a CDS encoding DUF5522 domain-containing protein gives rise to the protein MSDKPLKEGEDYYIENGLYVFTKAYHIKRGYCCKNQCKHCPWGFKKNKVRKSVF